A single window of Nocardioides baekrokdamisoli DNA harbors:
- the thyX gene encoding FAD-dependent thymidylate synthase, which translates to MREVEPAVFLISRPSIDLAEMARYLETVGGSSWMDRIDSEGGPAGETLAEFMGRLCYRSWAPGLNANVTSVRSNSTEYLENILRSAHGSVLEHMNYSFVFQNVSRVFTHELVRHRAGTAISQESLRYVRLTDLRFSHPDFVLQDSELLAAADELLASMERFQALAAQATSLDDGDFGTKKIVTSGARRYAPEGVATTIGWSANVRALRHIVALRTDPSAEQEIRVVFAMVGELMRRELPALFADFEVADNGAWIPAYPKV; encoded by the coding sequence GTGCGCGAAGTCGAACCTGCCGTGTTCCTGATCTCCAGACCTTCAATCGATCTGGCGGAGATGGCGAGGTACTTGGAGACCGTCGGCGGTAGCAGCTGGATGGATCGCATTGACTCTGAGGGTGGTCCTGCGGGGGAGACCTTGGCCGAATTCATGGGCCGCCTCTGCTACCGGTCATGGGCTCCAGGTCTCAACGCGAACGTCACTTCTGTCAGGTCGAACAGCACGGAGTATCTAGAAAACATTCTGCGAAGTGCCCACGGCAGCGTTCTTGAGCACATGAATTACTCATTCGTTTTCCAGAACGTGAGCCGCGTATTCACCCACGAGCTAGTCAGGCATCGTGCCGGCACGGCGATCAGCCAGGAGTCGCTCCGGTACGTGCGGTTGACTGACCTGCGATTTTCGCATCCGGACTTCGTTCTGCAGGACTCGGAATTGTTGGCAGCGGCCGATGAGCTTCTCGCCTCGATGGAGCGGTTTCAGGCGTTGGCTGCGCAAGCGACGAGCCTCGATGATGGCGATTTTGGTACAAAGAAGATCGTGACGTCGGGAGCGCGGCGTTACGCCCCGGAAGGAGTGGCAACGACGATCGGATGGTCTGCGAACGTTCGGGCGCTGAGGCACATCGTCGCGCTTCGAACGGACCCCTCAGCTGAACAAGAGATTCGCGTCGTGTTCGCAATGGTCGGCGAGTTGATGAGGCGCGAGCTGCCAGCGCTATTCGCCGACTTTGAAGTGGCCGACAACGGGGCCTGGATCCCCGCATACCCCAAGGTCTAG
- a CDS encoding site-specific DNA-methyltransferase, with protein sequence MSFRELVGSLPAEELTHAIHPYPARLLRQIPRYLLADDSIMDGVEAVIDPFCGSGTVLLEARRASVSSIGIDQNPVAALVSRVKTQDLNRALAARAAVDVVRSAKQSRQIWEPPKFATRWFDPAALSVLGRLVISIGRSGTTGAERDYLDLCLALLARQIAATDKHIPVPVSPKERAPAVMTRDVWAAFERISATLAGRLEALDGLPDREPVVVEGDVRSAEVWSSIPQRDELILTSPPYGAAQKYVRSTSLELAWLGKITNAGTAGLERGSIGREHLSRSTQAATLERLGRLSVIQDEIDRLRDINVRRAAIYAAYFDDMALVLNNAHDRQSVRRLVLISGPNHVCGSELDTPKLLADLAESSGFKPTHVYRDRIRGRSLLTTRRGLAPAARYEQVEVFERG encoded by the coding sequence GTGAGCTTCCGCGAGCTCGTAGGGTCACTGCCGGCTGAGGAGCTCACTCACGCGATCCATCCATACCCGGCCAGGCTCCTCCGACAGATTCCACGGTATCTCCTGGCTGACGATTCGATCATGGATGGCGTCGAGGCGGTCATTGACCCGTTCTGCGGTTCAGGCACTGTCCTTCTTGAGGCGCGTAGGGCCTCGGTTTCCTCGATTGGGATCGACCAGAACCCAGTCGCGGCACTCGTGTCGCGGGTGAAGACCCAAGACCTAAATCGAGCTTTGGCCGCCCGCGCCGCCGTGGACGTAGTCAGGTCGGCAAAGCAATCTCGTCAGATTTGGGAACCTCCGAAGTTCGCAACTCGCTGGTTCGATCCCGCGGCGCTCTCGGTTCTTGGCCGCTTGGTGATATCCATCGGCCGAAGTGGCACCACTGGCGCGGAACGCGACTATCTGGACTTGTGTCTAGCCCTACTCGCTCGCCAGATAGCAGCGACAGACAAACATATCCCCGTGCCCGTATCGCCCAAGGAGCGGGCTCCGGCCGTGATGACGCGCGACGTATGGGCCGCGTTTGAGCGGATTTCGGCGACCCTCGCCGGGCGCCTCGAAGCGCTCGACGGCTTGCCGGATCGTGAACCGGTGGTCGTTGAGGGTGATGTTCGGTCGGCTGAGGTGTGGTCTTCGATCCCGCAGCGAGATGAATTGATTCTGACGAGCCCACCGTATGGGGCTGCCCAGAAATACGTACGGAGCACTAGCCTGGAACTCGCGTGGCTCGGCAAGATTACGAACGCCGGTACTGCAGGACTTGAGCGGGGGAGCATCGGCCGGGAGCACCTTTCGCGGTCAACCCAGGCTGCGACCCTCGAACGGCTCGGACGGCTGAGCGTCATTCAGGATGAGATCGATCGGCTCCGCGACATCAACGTTCGTCGGGCCGCGATCTACGCCGCGTACTTCGACGACATGGCACTTGTTCTTAACAATGCCCACGACCGTCAGTCGGTCCGCCGACTCGTACTCATCTCGGGGCCCAATCATGTGTGCGGGTCCGAGCTCGACACCCCGAAGCTTCTGGCGGACCTCGCGGAGAGCAGCGGCTTCAAACCCACGCACGTCTACCGTGATCGCATTCGTGGAAGGTCGCTCCTGACGACTAGGCGGGGCCTGGCCCCGGCTGCTCGCTACGAGCAAGTCGAAGTATTTGAGCGAGGCTAG
- a CDS encoding phosphoribosyltransferase-like protein, translating into MSKIYDDACERIRTLSAHVWENRVRKPDIDRWLDNFNGGSQISEEEHDHAIHLLSHFNHFGLQEIRVLLVALYRDLFRYPIVEEIRTSNGGTVESSLIEPAFAAQLRATRFIGMGNPSESGSHLLYYFRQVNKLEKSQFCHHRELFEGAPGPTATLASGVRRIVFIDDVLGSGEQASIYGRKMLPELKRAAANSGVDLELIYCVLFAKPDGLRVANGTLFDHVRAVHIVDDSELAFTPESRVYAACVPGLSRESGERMARWYGNSLFSPGPVGYGDGQMLLGLHHNVPDNTLPIIWSNTDGWFPIFERYAKEL; encoded by the coding sequence ATGAGCAAGATCTATGACGACGCTTGCGAACGGATCCGCACACTCTCAGCGCATGTCTGGGAGAACCGTGTGAGGAAGCCCGACATCGACAGGTGGCTAGACAACTTCAACGGTGGGAGTCAGATCTCCGAGGAGGAGCACGACCACGCTATACACCTTCTATCGCATTTCAACCATTTTGGTTTGCAGGAGATTAGGGTGCTACTTGTCGCGCTATATCGAGATCTGTTCCGGTATCCGATCGTTGAAGAGATACGAACTAGCAATGGTGGCACTGTTGAATCGAGTCTCATTGAACCTGCATTCGCGGCTCAGCTGCGCGCAACGCGGTTCATAGGCATGGGCAACCCGTCTGAGAGCGGCTCTCATCTCCTCTACTACTTCCGGCAGGTAAACAAGCTTGAGAAGTCACAATTCTGCCACCACCGAGAGCTGTTTGAAGGAGCGCCCGGGCCAACCGCGACACTGGCGTCCGGAGTCCGGCGCATCGTGTTCATTGACGACGTACTCGGCTCGGGGGAGCAAGCTAGCATCTACGGAAGAAAGATGCTCCCCGAGTTGAAGAGGGCTGCTGCCAACTCCGGCGTCGACCTCGAATTGATCTATTGCGTATTGTTCGCCAAGCCCGATGGTCTCCGTGTAGCGAATGGCACCCTTTTCGACCATGTCCGTGCCGTCCATATCGTCGACGATTCTGAGCTGGCATTCACTCCGGAGTCGCGTGTCTACGCAGCGTGCGTGCCGGGTCTTTCCAGAGAAAGCGGCGAACGGATGGCGCGCTGGTACGGTAACTCACTCTTTTCGCCGGGTCCTGTCGGATACGGCGACGGGCAGATGTTGCTCGGCCTCCACCACAACGTTCCCGACAACACCCTACCAATCATTTGGAGTAACACGGACGGGTGGTTCCCAATCTTCGAGCGCTATGCTAAGGAACTTTAG
- a CDS encoding ORC-CDC6 family AAA ATPase codes for MLLNPFEVTKAVDFSDDEILDKFVDFPKLTFNAIVNPASPMPQFLVSGKGGGRTHLMRYYSYPIQKRRATRQGSKLLDSINSDGYLGVYMRCSGLNGLRFTGKGIDDEAWQTVFAAYMDIWITENLLNVLCDMQHNGAGWSIEQISNFCAAMNVLLPPATDPDEVRSTTLDFVIESVRGARRDMDRAVNDAAFTRELHVEVYGSPGDLVFGAAASASRHLHGLGSVRFTYLVDEFENLSEAQQMYLNTLIREKQLPCSFMIGSRTPGVRTHKTLSAGEENRKGSEYELIELDNRYREDAGSYGEFCARLALNRLNRLDRSGGIDYVASEAELRAVLGGASGDVDHVQALVSLLAKKSAPHERPHLKRLWDVVYEQSDNESLASQIVTAVAVEENPVIERLRIHRFYQSLRSTSGQPTLEGAREAAAFLPSVGRLSRESKNYVGLWRVDMTAHVYNSIQERMPQQGLDKLIETSGFLPRNFLIILKSIARYVDFAGGEPFVKGSTVDAKAQLAGVADASSWFVSDALPSGPLGNACDIAIRRLGNLLQRARYSDKPNEVGYAAFSIGSGALTEDAQRVLDACVSHELLVEIPNGRSARNYGPRLRKYQLHPMVAPSYSLPTSRRGEMRLVPAAASAVFDAEVPESEYLVVLNAQLATMKAPFSRKRSSKEEPLFDA; via the coding sequence ATGTTGCTGAACCCATTTGAAGTTACCAAGGCCGTCGACTTTTCTGACGATGAGATTCTCGATAAGTTCGTTGATTTCCCGAAATTGACGTTCAACGCCATTGTCAACCCGGCGAGTCCGATGCCGCAGTTTCTTGTGAGCGGCAAGGGCGGGGGCCGCACTCATCTGATGCGGTATTACTCGTACCCGATCCAGAAGCGCCGGGCGACCAGGCAGGGAAGTAAGCTCCTGGACTCCATCAACTCGGATGGATACCTCGGCGTCTACATGCGATGCAGCGGGCTAAATGGATTGAGGTTCACCGGCAAAGGCATCGATGACGAGGCGTGGCAGACCGTATTCGCGGCGTACATGGATATCTGGATCACCGAGAATCTGTTGAATGTTCTATGCGATATGCAACATAACGGTGCGGGCTGGTCCATTGAGCAGATATCCAACTTCTGTGCAGCGATGAACGTCCTGCTTCCGCCGGCCACAGATCCAGACGAGGTGCGCAGCACCACCCTCGACTTCGTTATCGAGTCTGTTCGCGGTGCAAGACGCGATATGGATCGTGCTGTCAACGACGCGGCTTTCACGCGTGAGCTACACGTCGAGGTCTACGGATCGCCGGGAGATTTGGTCTTCGGTGCAGCAGCGTCTGCGTCCCGCCACCTACACGGCTTGGGCTCAGTCCGGTTCACATACCTTGTGGACGAGTTTGAGAATCTTTCCGAGGCTCAGCAGATGTACCTCAATACTCTTATCCGTGAGAAGCAACTCCCCTGTTCATTCATGATCGGATCGCGAACTCCGGGCGTTCGAACGCACAAGACGTTAAGTGCTGGAGAAGAAAACCGGAAGGGTTCCGAATACGAACTGATCGAACTCGACAACCGATACCGGGAGGACGCCGGAAGCTACGGCGAATTCTGCGCACGGCTTGCGCTCAACCGTCTGAACCGCCTCGACCGCAGCGGTGGGATCGATTACGTCGCGAGCGAGGCCGAGCTGAGGGCGGTGCTGGGAGGCGCGTCGGGAGATGTTGACCACGTCCAGGCGTTGGTGTCGCTCTTGGCCAAGAAGTCGGCGCCCCACGAGCGACCGCATCTGAAACGACTGTGGGACGTTGTGTATGAACAAAGCGATAACGAGTCACTAGCCTCGCAGATAGTGACTGCAGTTGCCGTCGAGGAGAACCCGGTAATTGAGCGCCTCCGGATCCACAGGTTCTATCAGTCGTTACGGTCGACCTCCGGCCAACCAACGTTGGAAGGGGCCAGAGAGGCTGCAGCGTTTCTGCCATCGGTCGGGCGACTGAGTCGAGAATCAAAGAACTACGTCGGCCTGTGGCGGGTCGACATGACTGCACATGTCTACAACTCGATTCAGGAACGGATGCCTCAGCAGGGCCTCGACAAGCTGATAGAAACCTCCGGCTTCTTGCCAAGAAACTTCCTGATCATCCTGAAGTCGATCGCTCGCTATGTAGATTTCGCGGGCGGTGAGCCGTTTGTCAAGGGCAGTACCGTCGACGCCAAGGCGCAGCTAGCCGGTGTCGCCGACGCATCGTCCTGGTTCGTTAGTGATGCTCTACCTTCCGGCCCGCTTGGCAACGCATGTGATATTGCGATTCGGCGGTTGGGCAACTTGCTTCAACGCGCCAGGTACTCGGACAAGCCCAATGAGGTCGGGTATGCGGCGTTCTCGATCGGATCTGGCGCGTTAACTGAAGACGCTCAGCGAGTCTTGGACGCATGTGTCTCTCACGAGCTTCTAGTTGAGATTCCGAATGGTCGGTCGGCTCGGAATTACGGCCCTCGGCTACGGAAGTATCAGTTGCATCCCATGGTGGCTCCATCGTATTCGCTTCCTACGAGCCGGCGCGGCGAGATGAGGTTGGTGCCTGCCGCGGCCTCCGCGGTCTTCGATGCCGAAGTTCCGGAGTCGGAATACCTTGTGGTTCTTAACGCACAGCTTGCGACTATGAAGGCGCCCTTCTCTCGCAAGCGTTCATCCAAAGAAGAGCCTCTGTTCGATGCGTGA
- the glnA gene encoding type I glutamate--ammonia ligase, protein MFTTGEELLAFIKNEGVEFVDVRFVDLPGIQQHLTVPVSSFNLDPMAFDGSSIRGFQTINESDMALYPDVTTAYVDPFRKSKTLAMMYFVHDPITGEAYSRDPRNIARKALAYLATTGIGDTAFFAPEAEFFIFDSVRFATGMNHSFVHIDSAEGVWNTGAETNPDGTPNRGYQVRTKGGYFPVTPTDGTQDLRDDMVKALEGAGLLVERAHHEVGTAAQAEINYRFDTLLKAADDIMKFKYIIRNVAWEAGKTVTFMPKPLFGDNGSGMHVHQSIWNNGEPLFYDEKNYGGLSDLARWYIGGILKHAPAVLAFTNPTVNSYRRLVPGFEAPISLVYSSRNRSAAVRIPITGSNPKAKRIETRFPDPSSNPYLAFAALLLAGIDGIKNKIEPAAPIDKDIYELPADEKAEIAQVPTSLEAVLDALEADHDFLTVGDVFTEDLIETWIDYKRNNEILPVQLRPHPHEFELYYDI, encoded by the coding sequence ATGTTCACCACTGGCGAAGAGCTCCTCGCATTCATCAAGAACGAAGGCGTCGAGTTCGTCGACGTACGCTTCGTCGACCTCCCGGGCATCCAGCAGCACCTGACCGTGCCGGTGTCCTCGTTCAACCTGGACCCGATGGCCTTCGACGGCTCCTCGATCCGTGGTTTCCAGACCATCAACGAGTCGGACATGGCGCTCTACCCGGATGTCACCACGGCGTACGTGGACCCGTTCCGCAAGTCCAAGACGTTGGCGATGATGTACTTCGTCCACGACCCGATCACCGGCGAGGCGTACTCGCGCGACCCGCGCAACATCGCCCGCAAGGCGCTGGCGTACCTGGCCACGACCGGCATCGGCGACACCGCGTTCTTCGCTCCCGAGGCGGAGTTCTTCATCTTCGACTCGGTGCGCTTCGCGACCGGCATGAACCACTCGTTCGTGCACATCGACTCTGCCGAAGGTGTCTGGAACACGGGTGCCGAGACGAACCCGGACGGCACCCCGAACCGGGGCTACCAGGTGCGTACGAAGGGCGGCTACTTCCCGGTCACGCCGACCGACGGCACGCAGGACCTGCGTGACGATATGGTCAAGGCCCTTGAGGGTGCGGGCCTGCTCGTCGAGCGCGCCCACCACGAGGTCGGCACGGCAGCCCAGGCGGAGATCAACTACCGGTTCGACACGCTGCTCAAGGCTGCCGACGACATCATGAAGTTCAAGTACATCATCCGGAACGTGGCCTGGGAGGCCGGCAAGACGGTCACCTTCATGCCGAAGCCGCTCTTCGGCGACAACGGCTCGGGAATGCACGTGCACCAGTCGATCTGGAACAACGGCGAGCCGCTGTTCTACGACGAGAAGAACTACGGCGGCCTCTCGGACCTGGCTCGCTGGTACATCGGCGGCATCCTGAAGCACGCGCCGGCGGTGCTCGCGTTCACCAACCCGACGGTCAACTCGTACCGCCGCCTGGTGCCCGGCTTCGAGGCCCCGATCTCGCTGGTGTACTCCTCGCGCAACCGTTCGGCGGCCGTGCGCATCCCGATCACGGGTTCGAACCCGAAGGCCAAGCGCATCGAGACCCGGTTCCCGGACCCGTCCTCGAACCCGTACCTGGCGTTCGCGGCGCTGCTGCTGGCCGGCATCGACGGCATCAAGAACAAGATCGAGCCGGCGGCTCCGATCGACAAGGACATCTACGAGCTCCCCGCCGACGAGAAGGCTGAGATCGCTCAGGTCCCGACGTCGCTCGAGGCCGTGCTGGACGCTCTCGAGGCCGACCACGACTTCCTCACCGTCGGTGATGTCTTCACAGAGGACCTGATCGAGACCTGGATCGACTACAAGCGCAACAACGAGATCCTGCCGGTGCAGTTGCGCCCGCACCCGCACGAGTTCGAGCTCTACTACGACATCTAG
- the fdhD gene encoding formate dehydrogenase accessory sulfurtransferase FdhD, with translation MGRVTMRRPVVRVRDGAVDQRADVLAVEEPMEIRVNGHPLTVTMRTPGNDFDLALGFLLSEGVIRSAGDVVTVRYCAGAQVDGSNSYNVVDVRLAAGVPEPDTSVQRNFYTTSSCGLCGKASLDAVRTASAWSVSDDPARVSPDVLATLPDRLRSAQQVFDRTGGVHAAGLFTISGDLIAAREDVGRHNAVDKVIGACVRTEGLPARGTILMVSSRASFELVQKAVMAGIPILAAVSAPSSLAVDLAEEAGLTLLGFVRGSSMNVYAGHHRVLGTLRD, from the coding sequence ATGGGCCGCGTCACGATGCGGCGTCCGGTGGTCCGCGTACGCGATGGTGCCGTCGACCAACGCGCGGACGTCCTCGCCGTCGAGGAGCCGATGGAGATCCGCGTCAACGGGCATCCGCTCACGGTGACGATGCGTACCCCGGGCAATGATTTCGACCTCGCGCTCGGGTTCCTGTTGAGCGAAGGCGTGATCCGCTCGGCGGGCGACGTCGTCACCGTCCGCTACTGCGCCGGGGCGCAGGTCGACGGCTCGAACAGCTACAACGTCGTGGACGTACGCCTCGCGGCCGGGGTGCCGGAGCCTGACACGTCCGTGCAACGCAACTTCTACACGACCTCGTCGTGCGGCCTGTGCGGCAAGGCCTCGCTGGACGCCGTACGCACCGCCTCGGCCTGGTCGGTCAGCGACGACCCGGCTCGGGTGTCACCCGACGTGCTCGCAACCCTCCCGGACCGACTCCGCAGCGCCCAGCAGGTGTTCGACCGCACCGGCGGCGTCCATGCGGCGGGCCTGTTCACGATCAGCGGCGACCTGATCGCGGCGCGGGAGGACGTGGGACGACACAACGCCGTCGACAAGGTGATCGGCGCCTGCGTACGCACCGAAGGGCTCCCCGCGCGCGGCACGATCCTGATGGTCAGCAGCCGCGCGTCCTTCGAACTCGTCCAGAAGGCTGTGATGGCGGGCATCCCGATCCTCGCGGCGGTGTCCGCTCCGTCCTCCCTCGCGGTCGACCTTGCTGAGGAAGCGGGCCTGACGTTGCTGGGATTCGTCCGCGGATCCTCGATGAATGTGTACGCGGGACACCATCGCGTCCTGGGGACGCTTCGCGACTGA
- a CDS encoding FdhF/YdeP family oxidoreductase, with amino-acid sequence MDQRVDPTDDLTVTPPKEWAAGVPAVAHALEYALSQTSPRRTALTLLTINQKSGIDCPGCAWPEGDHRHANEYCENGAKHIADEATTRRVTREFFAANPVADLDSKSDYWLNQQGRLTEPMVKRPGSSHYEPIGWDDAFGLIADELNDLASPDEAMFYTSGRVSNEAAFLLQLFARAYGTNNLPDCSNMCHESSGSALNQTLGIGKGSVSLGDIHTSDLILVVGQNPGTNHPRMLTALEQTKRNGGSVVAINPLPEAGLKRFKNPQVARGVIGRGSVIADQFLKIRPGGDLALFQLLNRLLLEAEDASPGTVMDHSFIASDTVGFDAFAEHVRAVEWDAVLEATGLDRSEIEELVGRVLASKSVIVCWAMGITQHRHGVPTIREIVNFLLLRGNLGRPGAGVCPVRGHSNVQGDRTMGIWERMPESFLAALDDEFQITSPRTHGYDSVAGVRAMRDGEAKVFVGVAGNFVRAMSDSDVTEQALRRCRLTVQISTKLNRSHTVCGETALILPTLGRSDRDVQGTGEQFVTVEDSMSDVHASRGKLHPASPDLLSEVAIISRLAARTLPAGSIPWTDFIGDYGLIRDRISRVVPGFTDFNARVAQPGGFNLPNPVNSRVYNTASGKAEFTTNAFTVLTPPPGHLVLQSLRSHDQWNTIPYAMNDRYRGIHNARRVVLVNPDDIAELGFADGDLVDIVSQWTDQVERRAPEFRLVAYPAARGSAAAYYPEANVLVPLDSVAEISNTPASKGVIVRFERHVAGSENG; translated from the coding sequence GTGGACCAGCGGGTGGATCCGACCGACGACCTCACGGTGACGCCGCCGAAGGAGTGGGCCGCGGGAGTTCCCGCGGTTGCGCACGCGTTGGAGTACGCGCTCTCCCAGACGTCTCCGCGGCGTACCGCTCTCACCCTCCTCACCATCAACCAGAAGTCCGGCATCGACTGCCCGGGCTGCGCCTGGCCCGAGGGCGACCACCGGCACGCGAACGAGTACTGCGAGAACGGCGCGAAGCACATTGCCGATGAGGCGACCACTCGACGGGTCACCCGCGAGTTCTTCGCCGCAAATCCAGTCGCCGACCTCGACTCGAAGTCGGACTACTGGCTCAACCAACAAGGCCGCCTGACCGAACCGATGGTCAAGCGGCCGGGCAGCAGCCACTACGAGCCGATCGGGTGGGACGACGCGTTCGGCCTGATCGCCGACGAACTCAACGACCTGGCCTCGCCGGACGAGGCGATGTTCTACACGTCCGGCAGGGTGAGCAACGAGGCGGCCTTCCTGCTGCAACTGTTCGCCCGGGCGTACGGCACCAACAACCTGCCGGACTGCTCCAACATGTGCCACGAATCCTCCGGGTCGGCACTGAACCAGACCCTGGGCATCGGCAAGGGCAGCGTCTCCCTCGGCGACATCCACACCTCGGACCTGATCCTGGTGGTCGGGCAGAACCCGGGCACCAACCACCCACGGATGCTCACCGCATTGGAGCAGACCAAGCGCAACGGCGGGTCAGTGGTGGCGATCAATCCGCTGCCCGAGGCCGGCCTGAAACGCTTCAAGAATCCTCAGGTGGCCCGCGGTGTCATCGGTCGCGGCAGCGTCATCGCGGACCAGTTCCTCAAGATCCGTCCGGGCGGGGATCTCGCGCTCTTCCAACTGCTCAACCGGCTCCTGCTCGAAGCCGAGGACGCCTCCCCCGGCACGGTCATGGACCACTCGTTCATCGCCTCCGACACCGTCGGCTTCGACGCGTTCGCCGAGCACGTACGCGCCGTCGAGTGGGACGCGGTCCTGGAGGCCACGGGCCTCGACCGCTCCGAGATCGAGGAGCTCGTCGGCCGGGTGCTCGCCAGCAAGTCGGTCATCGTCTGTTGGGCGATGGGCATCACCCAGCATCGGCACGGTGTGCCGACCATCCGGGAGATCGTCAACTTCCTGCTCCTGCGCGGCAACCTCGGGCGACCGGGTGCCGGCGTGTGCCCCGTACGCGGACACAGCAACGTCCAGGGCGACCGCACGATGGGCATCTGGGAACGGATGCCGGAGAGCTTCCTCGCCGCACTCGACGACGAGTTCCAGATCACCTCCCCGCGTACGCACGGGTACGACTCGGTGGCCGGCGTACGCGCGATGCGCGACGGCGAGGCCAAGGTCTTCGTCGGCGTCGCCGGGAACTTCGTCCGCGCGATGTCCGACAGCGATGTCACCGAACAGGCGTTGCGTCGCTGCCGGCTGACAGTGCAGATCTCCACCAAGCTCAACCGGTCCCACACCGTCTGCGGTGAGACGGCACTGATCCTGCCGACGCTCGGCCGCAGCGATCGCGACGTGCAGGGCACCGGCGAGCAGTTCGTGACGGTCGAGGACTCGATGAGCGACGTGCATGCGAGTCGCGGCAAGCTGCACCCGGCTTCTCCCGACCTGCTGAGCGAGGTGGCGATCATCTCGCGTCTCGCGGCGCGTACGCTCCCCGCCGGCTCGATCCCCTGGACCGATTTCATCGGCGACTACGGACTGATCCGGGACCGGATCTCCCGCGTCGTGCCCGGGTTCACCGACTTCAACGCGCGGGTGGCGCAACCGGGCGGATTCAACCTCCCCAATCCCGTCAACAGCCGCGTCTACAACACCGCCAGCGGCAAGGCCGAGTTCACCACGAATGCCTTCACCGTGCTCACGCCACCGCCCGGGCACCTGGTGCTCCAGAGCCTGCGCTCCCACGACCAGTGGAACACCATCCCGTACGCCATGAATGACCGTTACCGGGGCATCCACAACGCACGGCGGGTGGTCCTGGTGAACCCCGACGACATCGCCGAACTCGGATTCGCCGACGGTGACCTGGTGGACATCGTCAGCCAGTGGACTGATCAGGTCGAACGGCGCGCACCGGAGTTCCGTCTGGTCGCCTACCCGGCGGCCCGGGGGTCCGCCGCCGCGTACTACCCCGAGGCCAACGTCCTGGTCCCCCTCGACAGCGTTGCGGAGATCAGCAACACGCCCGCTTCGAAGGGCGTCATCGTCCGCTTCGAGCGGCACGTCGCCGGATCGGAGAACGGCTGA
- a CDS encoding 5'-nucleotidase, lipoprotein e(P4) family, with amino-acid sequence MNTKWFQRKSRVAATSALVTAAAAGAFVLGVSSSGSAASASPCSDPVTQYYRALQYQQSANNAALQIQTWRRAADQLDRILASKVARTSHKPLAIMTDLDETVLDNSALLARDLEQCHTYTSWDTWNDWELHGNPTLTAGARWFFAYANSKHVAIYYVSDRYQQNISATLATLNTLGLPQAVASHTLLYTTDANTKAVRRASIEKNHTLLMQFGDQLVDFDGSFKGLTSDQQHVRATQLASHWGRDWIMFPNAAYGKWGSATLNAWNAPVVVGYPQ; translated from the coding sequence ATGAACACCAAGTGGTTCCAGCGGAAGTCGCGCGTCGCGGCGACCTCCGCCCTCGTCACCGCAGCTGCTGCCGGAGCCTTCGTGCTCGGCGTTTCGTCGAGCGGTAGTGCGGCTTCTGCCAGCCCGTGCAGCGACCCGGTGACGCAGTACTACCGCGCCCTGCAGTACCAGCAGTCGGCGAACAACGCCGCCCTCCAGATCCAGACCTGGCGCCGCGCCGCGGACCAGCTCGACCGCATCCTGGCCAGCAAGGTCGCCCGGACGTCGCACAAGCCGTTGGCCATCATGACGGACCTCGATGAGACCGTGCTGGACAACTCGGCACTCCTGGCTCGAGACCTCGAGCAGTGCCACACCTACACCAGCTGGGACACCTGGAACGACTGGGAGTTGCACGGCAACCCGACGCTGACCGCAGGCGCGCGGTGGTTCTTCGCCTACGCCAACAGCAAGCACGTCGCGATCTACTACGTCTCCGACCGCTACCAGCAGAACATCAGCGCAACGCTCGCCACCCTCAACACGTTGGGACTGCCGCAGGCCGTCGCGAGCCACACGTTGCTCTACACGACGGATGCCAACACCAAGGCAGTCCGTCGGGCGTCGATCGAGAAGAACCACACCCTGCTGATGCAGTTCGGTGACCAGTTGGTCGACTTTGACGGCTCGTTCAAGGGGCTGACCTCGGACCAGCAGCACGTCCGCGCCACCCAGCTCGCATCGCACTGGGGTCGGGACTGGATCATGTTCCCGAACGCTGCGTACGGCAAGTGGGGTTCGGCCACGCTGAACGCCTGGAACGCCCCGGTGGTCGTCGGCTACCCGCAGTGA